The stretch of DNA TTGACGTCGAGTTTTTCCAGCGGTTTCAGATTGATCCCTGCCGCCGCGGTGTGACGGGTCGGAGAATAGTCTTTATCGTCACGATCATTGAGTTCGACCGTATAGGACAGTGATGTGCCGACTTTTCCCCACCGGCGGGAAAGTTCCGCCTGCATGCGATGGCGCCAGCCGGTCAGATACTCGTAATCCTCCTCCAGTACATCATGATAATCGGCCCGGTAACGAAGCCGCAACCATGTTTCAGGATTCAAGAAATACTTTGCCTGGATGCTGAGCAGCGGACTTTGTTCATAACTGCTGCCGTCAAGCAGGGTGAATTGATAACCGCCGCCCCCCTCAATCAGCAGGGAAGATATTTTTTTCCAGTAATAATATTCGATGTTGGCGGATCCGGTGTCATATTCAGTCAGGTCGGCATATTTCAGGAAGGAAAAAGAGGACAGCAGATATGAGCCCGTGTCGGCGGCGGGGTGCAAAAAAGGCCGCCTGAGATAAACAAAAAGATCGAGAAATTCATCATCCTGATTGCTCGCCTGCAGAAGATCGGTTGCGATCAGTTCAACATTGTCGTCATAACCAAGGCCAAGCGACACGTATTTGCTCCATACGGCAACAGGTTCTTTTCCTTTGATCCGCCCGAGCGCATATTCAGCCAGCAGACGGGTTTTTTCATCACCCTGTGCCGCGCCGGCGGAGGATTTCCTCAGCCAGTAAATTGCTTTTTCATGATCGGCTTGTTTTTCGGCGATAATCCCGAGGTTGTAGTAGGCCAACGAAGCCATGCGGGGAAAAGCGGCGGTCTGCAGAAAGGCTTTTTCGGCCTCGGAATAGCGTCCGAGTTTGTATGCCGAGACACCGATATTGTAATAAAGTGATGGTTTATCCAGTCCCGCGGACTCAGCCTGTCGAAATAAGGCCAGGGCCTGTTCATGATTCCCTTGTTTGGCGGCGTCGGCGCCTTGGCTGAAAAGATCGGAGCTGCCGACAGGCTGGGCTGAAAGCACATGGGTGCTTCCCAAATGGAAACCTATGAAGAGGGAAACAAAAAAAGCAAATCGTGAAACTTTGAAAAGCACCATGACATATCCTTTGGCAATTCGATGACCGGTAAAATATCACGGCTGCGAACAACGCACGCCACAAGAAGAAAGGCGCCCCTGGGGGCATTCGTCGACTTGCCGGTAAGGAAGCGAAAAAAAATAATGGATTCATGAAAAGTCGCAAAAATAAAAGAGCGTGCCGGCAGCCAAATCAAGCAGTGACCTGAAGTGAACGGGCCGGGCGACTTTTGTGAAACCGTCAATATGTTATTTGTATTGAGATTGTGCCAATTTCGACCGCGCTTTGCAATTGGAAAAATAAGGAACAGGGCAATTGGTCGTGGGTAAGGGCGGAAATGCAAAAAAAAAGCCCCGTCAAGAAACGGGGCAAATACTTCGAAGAAGGGCCGGAGAAAGAATCTGTTGTTACTTGCCTTTTTGGGTGGGCGAACTGTTTTTCGTTTCCCTGGCACTTTCTTTAACATCCTTTTGCCTGTCAACGATTTCGGATGATGGGGAAATAGTGTCGGGACGTTCGACGACCGGTTGCGGCGCAGGCCTTTCCCTTATGGGTTCCGGTGAGGGGGCGACGGTTTCAGGACGATCCATCGCGGGTTCCGGTGAAGGTGTGCCGGTTTCAGGTCGTTCCATCATGGTTTCAGATGACGGTGCGGTCGTGGCAGGCCGCTCGATTTCCGGTGCGGGTTGATTGCGCTCCACTGCCGGGGCCGGGGATGTTCCCTGATGCTGGTCAGTTCCGCCGCTTCCCGTTTGCTCGCCGATTCTGTTTTGCGCCGGCATTTCCCCAGTCGGTTGCCTGGTTTGTTCCCTGCGCATTTCCGCAACAGGCAGTTCTATGACATGCATGACCTCTTCAGATGATGTGACATCCTCTTCTATCACCTCCATGGTGACGTCAAGCTCAAGGTCGGCGGCCGCCGCCATCAGCAAAGGTGGGGGCGCCGCCGCCGCCGAATTGTCCGGGGATACAATGGCTGATTCAGCGGCAAAAACAGCGGTGCTGTTCAGAGCCAGGCCGGTCAGGAAAATCAAGGTCAGTTGTGTCAGTTTCATTTTTCAACCTCATCAAGCCCCTGCGGAAGATGGTTCGAGCCGTTTGCAGGTATGTAAATAATAGTGATGACGTTACAAAAGGGCAATATTTTCATTTTTCATCGCGACGGTTGTCGATGCGTGCGGCGGCCATGTCATTTTATCCTGTCGATTTTCACGCAAGAAAGCGAAAAACATCCGTGCCGCCGGCGGCGTTATTGTCATCTATCAGCATTTCCACTTTCAGGATTTTACTTTTGTTCTGATGATTGATGCGGGTCACCAGTTCCACATTGCCGGAACCTTTCGCCATAATCGGGAGGCTGAGGAGATTTCTTCCCTTGCGCAGGTTGGTTGTCCATTTTATTTCGCTTTTCTCCGGAAAGCCCACCATGACAAGTTGCCGGGGCAGTTGGATGGTGACATCGGCATTCATCAGATCCTGTGGGGCATTGACCACCAGATTGATGGTTTTTTGTTCATGAAGCTTTAAGGTGACGGAAAAGACAGGTGCCGACGGCGTCTGCAAAACCATCTTGTCGGGCTGAGCAACCATGATCCACGCGGCAAGACAGGCGGCAAGAGCCGTACCCCAGTAAACGGAGAGCCTTTTCGTTTGACGTTTTTGATGCGTTGTTCGGGCTGCGTTGAAAGCACGTGCCGCAAAATCAGGATGAGGAGAAGAAGCGGGGATGTCCCGTAAAGCCCGCAGGATTTCAGCATCGTTGTCGAGTGCGTGACGGCACTGGAGACAGTGGCCGATATGTTCCCTGATTGCCATGGCTTCTTTTTCGGAGAGATATCCGTCAAGATAGTCGTCCCGGAGCGCCATTATTTTTTTGCAGTCCATATCATCACCTCTACTCTTTAACAACGTATATCTCCACTAAAAGGTTTCCTGCTGCAAAAAAATTCTTAAATTTGCCCGCGCTCGATGAAGACGGGATTTGAGGGTGCCGATCGGTGTTTCAAGAATTTCTTCCAGTTCATTCAGGGTATAGCCTTCCATGTCATGCAGGATACAGAGGTGTTGCTGATCCTGGTTCAGCGATTGGATGGCCTGTAACAATTTATCACGTATCTGGCTGTTTTCCGATAATTTTTCCGGATTGTTTTCATCGGTGACAATTGATTCCAGTACGGACGGGCTTTCATCGTTGCTTTCCATCCGGACCAGAAAAAGGGGCGAACGGGCTTCGCGGCGCCGCTGGTCGATAAAGGTGCGGTATAACACCTTGACGAGCCAGGGACCGGGCTTTTCCAAATCCCGCAAGATATCTTTCTTGGGATAGAGCTTGACCAGCACGTCCTGGACAAGGTCTTCCGCATCCTCTGTTGTCCTGGTCAGGCGAAAGGCAACGCGATAGAGTTTCGAGAGATGCGGGTTGAGGATCGTTTCGAAATCATCGGGTTTAAAAAATCGTGAGAGGATGTTTATTACGTTTCCCATAAATTCATCATAGTATGAACGCGCCGGGCGACAAAAAGGTTCCCTGTTTTGTTTGTGATGCGGACCGTTTTTTATGTCCGGCCGGAAAAAAAAATCAAGAGGGAACCATCTCGTTTTTTTTTGCGTTTAGACATACATGATCACCGTGAAATAATCATTTAAAAAAATAAAGGAGAATACGCATGAAAAGCAAAATAGTTGCCGTTGCCGTCGTTGCCTGCTGTCTGAGCCTGTTTTCGGTTGATTCATTTGCCAAGGGAGGCGGCGGTGGAGGCGGGTCAATGGGTGGAAGTGGTGGAAGTCAGATGGGTGGAGGTGTTTCCAGTCGGACTCAGGAAAAGGTCATGACCCAAAGCGGCGACCGTGACATGGATCAGGAGCGCTACAAGAATGCGGATGATGCGGATAAGGATACGGCAAAGGCCAAGGCAAAAAAGAAGGGGGAGACAACCCCTGACTCGGTACAGGAATAACCTGAAAATTTAACTCATTATTTATTATCAACAACTTTGGAGGAAAAACTATGAAGGCAATGAAAAAGATGGTCGCAATACTGTGTGTTGTCGGGATGAGCATGATAGGGGCACAGGCCCTTGCCGCCGATGGAACGCAGGCCAAAAAACAGTTGAAGACTCAGACGGCGACCAAGACCATGGTAAAGGCCAAGAAACGCACGCAGACCGTCGTCCGGCCTGAAACCCCGACAGGGACGGCAAGCCGCAAGCAGACCAGGGTTTCTTTTTAATTTGATTGTAAAAAAACCACGGAACAAAAAAGCCGGACATTGAAAAATGTCCGGCTTTTTTGTTGCAGCGAGTCACGGGCGGAGCTTTTGGCGTTTGCCGCAAGAAAGATCCTTTGGTCAAAAGGATTACAGACCTGTTTCCGCCAGTTCGTTCAGCAGTTTTGTTTGTTCTTTGCTGACGTGTTTCGGGATCTCAACGCCGATTTTTACGAAAATATCACCGTTCGGGCCGTGCGGACCCGCGGGCAAGCCGTGGCCTTTCAGTCGCAGCTTGGCCTGGGGTTGAATGCCGGCCGGGACCTTTACCTTGAACTGCTTGCCGTTCAAGGTGGGAACGTCGATTTCCGTTCCCAGTACCGCGGCGGTGAAGGGGATCTGTTTTTCAAAAACAAGGTTGCAACCCTCGCGGCTGAAAATTTCATGGGGCATAACCTTGATGTGCAGATAAAGGTCACCGGGCTGCCCGCCCATGGGCGAAGAAGAGCCTTTGCCGGCAATGCGAAGTTTTTTGCCGTCTTCTATGCCGGCCGGAATCTTCACGGATACCCTTTCTCCGCCTCGTCCCAATGCAATGGTCTTGTCCGCGCCGGTCAACACCTCATGAAGGGATATGGCCATTTCCAGGGTGATGTCCTGGCCCTTGACTGCCTGTTGACTCCGGCATCCCTGGGATTGGCATCCCCCTCCCTGCGAAAAGAAATCATTCAAGGGGCTTTTGCCGCCGCCGGCGGAAAATGTGCGGAAGCCGCCGCTGGAAAAACCACCGCCCATGCCGCCCAGATTGATGCCGAATTCCCGGAGAATCGAGCCGATATCGGAATTGCGGAAAATGTCTTCCTGGGAATAGCGCTGATGAAAACCGGTGGAGCCGAAGGTGTCATACTGTTTCCGCTTTTCCGGGTCCGAAAGGACGGCATAGGCTTCATTCGCTTCCTTGAATTTGTCCTCGGCCTTTTTATCGCCCTGATTTTTGTCAGGGTGATATTTCATGGCCAGTTTTCGATAAGCCTTCTTGATTTCATCCGGGGTGGCTGTTTTTGCAACCCCGAGTATCCTGTAATAGTCGTTGGATGCCATAGGTGGTCGTTGTCTGCGCTCTCTTGCTCTTGTTAGGCTGCTCTTTTGTTAAAACGGCACCTCGTCGCCCGGTCTGGGTTCCGCCGGCGGAGGTTCGTCCGCATATTGTCCGCCGGTCGACGTGCCGCCACCTTTGGGTGAAAGCATTTTCATATCCCGGGCAACGATTTCCGTGGTGTATCGTTTGTTGCCGTCTTTGTCTTCCCAGGACCTGGTTTGAATGCGACCCTCGATATAAACCTTTGATCCTTTTGACAGATATTCACCGCAGATTTCCGCCAGACGGGAAAAGGCAACGATGCGGTGCCATTCAGTCTGTTCCTGCATCTGGCCGTCCTGGCCCTTCCATTTTTCCGTTGTGGCAACGGAGAAATTTGCCATCGCCGTGCCGCTCTGGGTATAACGAATTTCCGGGTCGGTGCCCAGATTGCCGATAATAATGGCCTTGTTGATCATGTTGCAAACTCCTTTCTGCCGGACTTGCCGGATGTCGTTTGAAAAAAATTTCTTGGCATCTGCGCCGCCCTCCCGGCAGCTTAGAGAGAATTTAATGCAATGCGGCAAAGACGCAAGAGATTCGTGGAAGTTTTTTTTAGGGGCAGGAGGCAACCGCCTGGTCAAGGGCCTCCGGCAGTCGTTTTCCCTGGACCGGGTCAAAACCGCATTCCTGCCAGATTTCTTCGCTTTCCATGCAGAAATAAAGACAGGTGGCGGGATGGACCCGTTCACTGATGTGCTTGAGGAGATGTTGGTAAAGTTCCACTCGCTGTGAGCGGAAATAGCGGTATTTGCCGTCAAGGCCCAGGACGAATTCTTCATGGAAGAACTTTGAATTCGGAAATCGGGTCAGGGCGATGGGGCGCAGGGCCGGTAAAAAACGCAGTGCGCCAAGGCTGATCCAGACAATTTTTTCGGCCGGTACCGTGTTGAAAAGTTTGCTGATGGTTGCGGCGTATCCCTCCTGCCAGCCGGGATGATAGATGATCGGGTCAAAATGGAATGCCAGTTTGTACCCCCACCTGGCGCATTGTGCCGCGGCATCCAGTCGTTGGTCAAGGGTTGCGGTCTTGAACTCTTCGCCTTCCATGACGGCCTGGCTGTTGAGCGACCAGGAGACGATGGTGCGGCCGCCGTGATCAAGATCTTCCAGGTGGCCGATGGAGGCGCTTTTGGTTTTCAGCTCAAGCACCCCTTTTGTCTTGTCGCTCATGAACGGCACCAGGATTCTGCTTAATCCGGTGAGGGAATCAAGGGCCAGGCTGTCGGTAAACTCGCCGGTACCGATGCGCCAGAACTGATTGGTGGCGCTGAAGGCCAGTTCAAGTTCGGCCACCAGGTCTTCCACATTGACAAAAAAGGATATCCATGGATTGTTGAGATAGGCCTGCAGGATGCAATAGACGCAATCCATGGGGCAATTCATGCCGATATTCAGCACCTGGTAGTCGCAGCAGCAGTATTGCTTTGTCCCGGGACAGGGCTTGAAGAAACTTCCTTTGTTGGCGCAGAGCAGCAGGTTCTGTTTCCCGGTGGTCAGATTGCGGGGATAGGCGGCTGCGTCAAGGATCGGCATAGTGCGGTCAGCGATTATTTCCACCGGTATGCCGCTTGCCCGCTGCAGGATTTCCCGTGCATAGGGCAAGTCGCGGCAGCTTTCCTCCAGGAAAATTTTGCGGATAAATCTTGCCGGATCAACCGGGCGGTGTTTATAGTTGTCTGATTTCAACATCTCCTGACCATACCTCACGGCAAGTGGGCCGACAAATAAAAAACAAGAAAAAAATGAAAGTCATTGATGGCCTTGTCGCCGCACACCTCTTCTTTCGCAGAATTTTTTTATATTGCCTGTCCCTTGCCTGCCCGCTTTTGTTTCTGCAGTCGGCCTTTCCCGATTCTTGCCTTGCCTCCTCGCTTCCGCTGCGCGATGTCCTGGTTCTCCACTCATTTCATAGCGGCCTTGCCTGGACGGAGAGGGTTAATCAGGGCATCGAGGAGGTGCTGCTGGCCAAGGACAGGCAGGATATTGAACTGCATATCGAGTACATGGACGCACTTCGCCGGGGCGGGAAAGAAAATTTCCCCGCCATCCACCGTTACTTGCAGGAGAAGTACGCGGATATGCCGTTTGCGGCGGTGATCGGCGTCGACACCGCAGCCGTCAATTTTCTCCAGGAGTATCATGCCCGGCTTTTTCCAATGACGCCCGTGCTTTATTGCGGCGTTTCCTGTCCTGAAAACGAGCCGCGGTATACGAATTTCGTCGGGGTGTGCGAAAATATCGACCTCGTCGCCACCATTGAGGCGGGGCTCCATCTTTATCCCGGGACCAAGGATATCTATGTCATTAACGACCGAAGTGTCGACGGGCTGATATATGATGCAATCATCCGGCGCAGCCGGGATTTTTTTTCCGGCAGGGTCACGCTGCACATCTGGGACGACTTGACCATGGAGGAGCTGCAGCAGAAGGTGCGGGAACTGACCGCCGGCAGCCTGCTTGTCATGGTAAATTTTACCAGTGACAGTGAGGGGAAAACCTTTTCCTACGAACGCGGCATGGGACTTATTTCGGCCAAGAGCAAGGTTCCCATTTTTTCCATGTGGAATTTTTATCTGGGAACCGGCGTCATGGGCGGAATGATGGTTGACGGTGTTGCCCAGGGCAGGGATGTTGCCAAAAAGGTCGTTGATGTCTTCATGGGGGAACCGGTGGAAAGTCTCGTTGCGCTCAGCGTGCCGGATAATCAGTTGATATTTGACTATAACCTGATGAAACGTTATGAAATTTCTTACGGATCACTGCCGGAAGGAAGCGTCGTTACCGATGAACCGCAGTCCATTCTCTGGAAATACAAAAAAATCGGCTTTACCGTCCTGGGGTTCGCTCTTGCGCTTGAGGCAACGGTAATCATTCTTTCCGTTGTCACTTACAGGAGCAAAAAAGCGGAACAGATGCTTGAGGAGCTGGTGGAAAAACGCACCCATGAACTGACCACGGCCAATGAAAAGTTGAAAGGGGAGATCCATGTGCGTAAAAAAATCGAAGAGGCGCTGCGGGATTCCGAGGAAACCCTGCACCAGCTGTCGATTAATCTTCTCACCATTCAGGAGAATGAACGGCGGCGTATTTCCTTTGAGCTGCATGATGAACTGGGCCAGTCCCTGGCGGCTTTGAAAATGCAGGTCGGGTGTCTCGAAAAACAGCCTGAGGCAAAAAAACAGGAGTTTTTACTGGCCGGCTGCCGGGAGTTGCGTGAAAGCATCAATCTCATCATCGAAAATGTTCGCCGTCTGTCCCGAGATCTCAGCCCGGTGGCTCTTGATGATCTCGGAATCGACGCGGCTCTCGAATATCTGATAACCAATTTTGCTAAACTCCATGAAGTTGAAATTTTTATGGATCTCATTGAAATAAATCATTTTTTCGGCCAGGGAGAGCAGCGCCTCATCTACCGGGTGATTCAGGAATCGCTTAACAATATCGGCAAGCATGCCCATGCCACCCATGTCAGCATCAAGATCGAAAAAATGAAAAATCGCATCTTTCTCATTGTGAAAGATAACGGAACTGGTTTTAATGCGGAGGAAGATTTGGCTCGAAAAAAAACGGAGAGGGGAATGGGACTTACCGCCATGGAGGAGAGGGTCCGTATTCTCCACGGTGTCATGGATATTGACAGTGAAACGGGAAAGGGAACGACCATTACCGTCAGTCTGCCTGTATAATTGCGTGAATCAGGGTTTGGAAGGTTGCGAGGAAGAGGATGAAAAAGTACCAGGTGCTGCTTGCCGATGATCATGTCCTGATTCGGCATGGCATTAAAAAGATTATAGAGTCCGAACCATCGCTTGAGGTTATCGGTCAGGTGGGAGACGGACTTGAGTTGCTGACCATGATGAAGGTCGTCACTCCTGATATCGTGCTGCTCGATATATCCATGCCGAACCTGCGCGGCATTGAGGCCATCGGCGAGGCAAAAAAGATCTGCCCGAAAGTGAAAATCGTTATTCTCACCATGCATAAGAGCAAGCAGTATCTTTGTCACGCCATTTCCGCCGGTGCCGACGGCTATGTGCTGAAGGAGGACTCCGACAGCGAGCTGCTGACCGCAATCGATGAGGTGTTGAAGGGGAAGATTTTTGTTTCGCCCGTGCTGTCAAAAGAGCTGTCTTCTTCCGATGTCGACGCCTGCCGCAAAAAGAAAAATATTCCCTCCGAATCATTAACACCCAGGGAAAGGCAGGTGCTGAAGATGGTGGCGGAAGGCAAAACGAGCCGCGATATCGCCGAACTTCTGTCCATCAGCACGCGAACGGTGGAGCACCATCGGGCCAACCTGCTGCGAAAATTAAACATCAACAATACCGCCGATCTTATCAAATACGCCATCAGGAAAGGATACGTCCTGCCGAATTCCTGATTGGTCGTATTCGTCACATAGCCCCCCTGGATTGACAGGTCAAATGGCGCGGCCGGCCTGCCGGGCATGGCACGCCGGACCGGTCGACAAGCATGGCCGGTGGAGCGAATTCGACCGATTCTCCCTATCCCATTGATTTAAAAAAAACTCTTGAAAAAGTCTGATTTTTTAAAAGGAAAATCTTTGACATTCAATCTATCTTGTGCTTTCATCTCTACTGACATACAATATTTGGTGTGTTCGTTTGTTTCGACGCCGTCGTTTGATGATGAGTTCACGAAAATTTAATACCGGCATGGTCAGTAAAAAAATCCAGCTGTTCGGTCCGTCGATTGCGAGGCGATCTCGGCATCCTTCTGCGGCTGCAGAGCATGCGGCCCGGCGGTTGGATTTTTTGCAGCACCGTTAACATGAAGAAAAGATAGGGAGTAAAAATATGGGGAGAAAAATGGAGACTGGCAAAATGAAGATTCCGGCCGGAGCAACTGCACCTCAATTTGCTGATAACGCGTTGTCCGTCCTTGAACGCCGGTATCTGATGAAGGACGAAGACGGCAATGTCATTGAGACCCCGGCACAGATGCTCTGGCGTGTTGCTCGTTCCATTGCCGTTGCCGACAGGATTTATGATCAGGATGCGGACATAGAGGGACTTGCCCTATCCTTTTATGAAATGATGGCAAACCGTGACTTCATGCCCAACTCACCGACCCTGATGAACGCCGGGCGCGATCTGGGCCAGCTTTCCGCCTGCTTCGTCCTGCCGGTGGAAGATACCATGGAGAGCATATTCGAGGCGGTGAAGCAGACGGCCCTGATCCACAAGAGCGGCGGCGGCACCGGTTTTTCCTTTTCCCGTGTCCGGCCCCACAATGATCTTGTTCATTCCACCCGGGGCGTCTCCAGCGGACCTCTTTCCTTTATGTCCGTTTTTGACTGCGCCACGGAAACCATCAAGCAGGGCGGCACCAGAAGGGGCGCCAATATGGCCATGCTGCGGGTCGACCATCCGGACATCATGGATTTCATCAAGGTCAAGTCCGACCTCAAGGTGCTCAACAACTTCAATATCTCCGTTGCCGTCACCGATGCCTTCATGGAAGCGGTGGAAAATGACGAGGAGTATGACCTGATCAATCCCCGCAACAACGAGCCGATCAAGAGACAGAACGCGGTCAAGGTCTTCCGGCAGATCGTCAAGCAG from Desulfobulbaceae bacterium DB1 encodes:
- a CDS encoding integrase, translating into MASNDYYRILGVAKTATPDEIKKAYRKLAMKYHPDKNQGDKKAEDKFKEANEAYAVLSDPEKRKQYDTFGSTGFHQRYSQEDIFRNSDIGSILREFGINLGGMGGGFSSGGFRTFSAGGGKSPLNDFFSQGGGCQSQGCRSQQAVKGQDITLEMAISLHEVLTGADKTIALGRGGERVSVKIPAGIEDGKKLRIAGKGSSSPMGGQPGDLYLHIKVMPHEIFSREGCNLVFEKQIPFTAAVLGTEIDVPTLNGKQFKVKVPAGIQPQAKLRLKGHGLPAGPHGPNGDIFVKIGVEIPKHVSKEQTKLLNELAETGL
- a CDS encoding single-stranded DNA-binding protein; the protein is MINKAIIIGNLGTDPEIRYTQSGTAMANFSVATTEKWKGQDGQMQEQTEWHRIVAFSRLAEICGEYLSKGSKVYIEGRIQTRSWEDKDGNKRYTTEIVARDMKMLSPKGGGTSTGGQYADEPPPAEPRPGDEVPF
- a CDS encoding DNA photolyase; amino-acid sequence: MLKSDNYKHRPVDPARFIRKIFLEESCRDLPYAREILQRASGIPVEIIADRTMPILDAAAYPRNLTTGKQNLLLCANKGSFFKPCPGTKQYCCCDYQVLNIGMNCPMDCVYCILQAYLNNPWISFFVNVEDLVAELELAFSATNQFWRIGTGEFTDSLALDSLTGLSRILVPFMSDKTKGVLELKTKSASIGHLEDLDHGGRTIVSWSLNSQAVMEGEEFKTATLDQRLDAAAQCARWGYKLAFHFDPIIYHPGWQEGYAATISKLFNTVPAEKIVWISLGALRFLPALRPIALTRFPNSKFFHEEFVLGLDGKYRYFRSQRVELYQHLLKHISERVHPATCLYFCMESEEIWQECGFDPVQGKRLPEALDQAVASCP
- a CDS encoding DNA-binding response regulator gives rise to the protein MKKYQVLLADDHVLIRHGIKKIIESEPSLEVIGQVGDGLELLTMMKVVTPDIVLLDISMPNLRGIEAIGEAKKICPKVKIVILTMHKSKQYLCHAISAGADGYVLKEDSDSELLTAIDEVLKGKIFVSPVLSKELSSSDVDACRKKKNIPSESLTPRERQVLKMVAEGKTSRDIAELLSISTRTVEHHRANLLRKLNINNTADLIKYAIRKGYVLPNS